Proteins from one Candidatus Methylomirabilota bacterium genomic window:
- a CDS encoding amidohydrolase family protein: MTRRDFIEDAAGAVAGIAFVTCGLQGGAGGAEAQPRRREVVVNGKRVKTVDVHAHCAVPEAMALMGLKVTGAPNLPNVLVMSQAADRLRAMDEQGIDVEALSINPYWYKADRDVARQLITIQNEKLAEACAANPERFVAFATVALQHPDLAAEQLEQGVKKYGLRGAAIGGSVNGEELSDPKYHPFWAKAEQLGVLVFIHPQGTAELNATTRFKGNGLLDNVIGNPLETTIALSHLIFEGTLDRFPGLKICAAHGGGFLPSYAGRSDQGCLTFPDRCTRTLAKKPTEYIRQLYYDNIIFTPEGMRHLVAETGPGQVVMGTDYPYPWTKTSVDLILATPGLSDADRVAMLGGTAAKLLGIKT; encoded by the coding sequence ATGACGCGCAGGGACTTCATCGAGGATGCTGCGGGCGCAGTCGCCGGGATCGCCTTCGTCACATGCGGGCTGCAGGGCGGAGCGGGAGGCGCGGAGGCGCAGCCGCGGCGCCGTGAGGTCGTGGTCAATGGCAAGCGGGTGAAGACGGTCGACGTGCACGCCCATTGCGCGGTCCCCGAAGCGATGGCCCTGATGGGGCTGAAGGTGACGGGTGCGCCGAACCTGCCGAATGTGCTGGTCATGTCGCAGGCGGCGGACCGCCTCCGCGCGATGGACGAGCAGGGCATCGACGTGGAGGCGCTGAGCATCAACCCGTACTGGTACAAGGCGGACCGCGACGTGGCGCGCCAGCTCATCACGATCCAGAACGAGAAGCTGGCCGAAGCCTGCGCGGCGAACCCGGAGCGCTTCGTGGCCTTCGCCACGGTGGCGCTGCAGCATCCGGACCTCGCCGCCGAGCAGCTCGAGCAGGGGGTCAAGAAGTACGGACTGCGTGGCGCGGCCATCGGCGGCAGCGTCAACGGCGAGGAGCTGTCCGACCCGAAGTACCACCCGTTCTGGGCCAAGGCCGAGCAGCTCGGCGTGCTGGTCTTCATTCACCCACAGGGCACGGCCGAGCTGAACGCGACCACCCGCTTCAAGGGCAATGGCCTGCTGGACAATGTCATCGGCAATCCGCTCGAGACCACCATCGCGCTCTCGCACCTGATCTTCGAGGGCACGCTCGACCGTTTCCCCGGGCTCAAGATCTGCGCGGCGCATGGCGGGGGCTTCCTGCCGTCCTACGCGGGGCGCTCCGACCAGGGCTGCCTCACCTTCCCGGATCGCTGCACCAGGACGCTGGCGAAGAAGCCGACGGAGTATATCCGGCAGCTCTACTACGACAACATCATCTTCACACCGGAGGGGATGCGACACCTGGTCGCCGAAACGGGACCGGGCCAGGTCGTCATGGGCACTGACTATCCGTACCCGTGGACGAAGACCTCCGTGGATCTCATCCTCGCCACGCCTGGGTTGTCCGACGCCGACCGCGTCGCCATGCTGGGCGGGACCGCGGCGAAGCTCCTCGGGATCAAGACCTAG